The Zea mays cultivar B73 chromosome 7, Zm-B73-REFERENCE-NAM-5.0, whole genome shotgun sequence DNA segment GATTTAAAACTCGTCAATCAAAGAGAAAAGCATACACCTTCTCCAAGAAATCGAAGATCATGCAACTCcttctcttttttttttttgcactAAAAAGTTACGTCTTGTATTCTCCTGTCTCGCCGCTTTCATCCACCAGTTAATCGTCAGATTTGGGGACAAAGATCGTAGCCGCCTAGCCGGTGAGGaatatataaataaaatactAAACCGCATACAGCCAAGTGTGTTTATTCGCTGGTTAAGGATACATAGCAGAAAGAAATTATATACCAAGTTAGTTATTATTAACAAAGACATCCAGAGTGATCCCGTCGTTTCTATGATCCTTCCTGTTCCTTGGGCACTCCAGGAGTTCTGGTAATTTCTTCCGCAGACAGATGCATGCATGTAAGTCGTCCTACTGTACCGAACAAGCACGCCAAGCAAGAGCACCAAACCCATCACAAAAAAACGGCGGCATATGCTGACAAAATTGCCGAGTCCAGCAATCACGAGAaggcaaagagaaagaaaaaaaaagacgATCTCTCCGGAGCCAGTCTTGTCAAATGGCACGCAAGCGTGAAAACTACCGGTAACTCCAGACTCCTACCACACTGCACATCTTCTTCCAGTACACACAAACCACTCGCAACGACGTCGGCTATCGGCCCCAGACTTTGAGACGCATCTTCACACCTCCTGACAGAGACACGCGTGACCAAAGATGGTACGGTCGAACAAACAATTAACCATATCCAATTTTGTACACCACTACACAAATCTAGGACTTCCAGTTCAAGAATACTTCGGATGATACTTTGCCTGCAACATATGTGTGTACGTGCAGGTTTTCCATCTAGAGATCAAGTGTTCTAGCTATATGTACAAGACCATGTTCATCTCCGACCTCGACCAAGCTACTACTTCTTTCGTtttgttttagttgtcgctggatagtgcaaaattgaactatccagcaacaactaaaaagaaacgaagaaacggagggagtacttccGATCCAAAGACGAAGAGCTTGTAGAAGTGGAGCTGAACGAGCTAAGCTAAGCTACCAATTAAAGAATAGGCAGCGCGGGCCGGGCATGCAGATGCAGGTGTTGTGGTGTTGGCGCCACACTACTGCACGCGCGCGGTTGCAGCTACGTACCCAACCAAACAACACGCTAGTTCTAGTAGTCTAGCTACGACGGCTTACATTGCGTAGCAGCACAAGTGCAGTTTCGCTACTGCTGTTGGGCGGAGCCGGAggcatcggcggcggcggcggtggccatgTCGTGCTCGTTCGGCCAGGGGATGAGGCTGTGCGGCGGGAAGCAGCAGTCGCACTGCTGGGGACACCGGTGCGGCCACTCGCACATGGCCATCATCTGGCCATCCTTGGAGTTGGAGGAGTCGGCCGGCGCGGCGGAGTCGTCCTCGGCGGGCGCGGCGGCGTCGCGGAGCGGACCCCAGCACTCCACGCGGTTGAAGCGGGCCAGGTTGGAGTGGAAGTAGACCCACACCGTGGCCTCCTCCAGCTCCGGGTGCCGGCTGAACAGGTCGCCGTCGCCGTGCACGAACGCCTTGAGCACCTTGTGCACCAAAAGCAGACGGACCGAGTGTGCGAAAGCATTTAATTAGCAAGCGAAAACAATCTATGAAATTGCAGTCTGCCGTGCCGTGCCGTGAACATGTTACACGTGTTCCGTTCCAATTTCCAAAGCATGTGGGCAGCAGGGTAGACACGTACCACGGGGAGCTCCTTGCGGAAGATGACGTAGCGGAGGCCCGCGATGAGGTCGAGCAGGAAGTGGCCGCCGGAGATGTGGCAGTGCACGTGCAGCGACATCCGGCCGCGCACCTTCTTCCACTCGGCCACCACCTCGTCGCGCTGCAGGCGGTTGTACCAGCCCTGCAGCTGCGCGCGGTTGATGGTGTGCGAGACGGCGAGCGTCAGCCTGGCCGTCACGTCGCTGTGCGTCAGCGTGTACGTCCGCGGCAGCGGCCCGTGCTGCTTGCTGCCGGCCTCGTCGTCCACGCCCAGGAACAGCACCTTCAGCTTCGACGCCTCGAAGATCGCCGGCCCGAACAGCCTCGCCGTCTGGGAAACAAATCGAAACAGCCACGAGCCCACGAGCCCTGCCTACTCGTCAGCTAGAGCTCATcaccgcgcccgcgcgccccccaAACAAACCGGAGACGAGACGAGACGGGGATCGGGTGGGAATCGCGTACCGGAACGACGTATcgcctccgccgcgcgacccagGGCCGCCGCCTCATGGCGCCCGCGCCGTGCTGCTGCCTGAGCTGGGAGATCgggagcagcgacatggtggaagcGGCGGCGGTGGCTGCGGCCATGTTATGTTGATTTGAATCCTTCCCTTCGCCTACCGCGAGTAGCAGGCAAATCGATTCAGGGCCGAGAAAATCTGCCCACTGGCCACTCTCCGCAGAAACTCGGCCCTCGGCAGGCGGATGACTGAAATCCTCCGCGAAGCAGGAAACTTGCACGGCTTCTCAGGATCCGGATGGATGGCCGGCACGGCCGGACTGAGAATCCTATAACCTGTGTTATGGCCGATGCTATGTACAGGGCCTGGTTGGTGCGGCCGCGCTTCCTGACTCTGACTGGCTGGCGATTGGCTTCCTGGACCGTATGGAGTGTTATATGAGCGAGTGACGTGTAGCCGGGCGGCGCGGCGCGGTGTAGGCCGAGTTGGTTGGTGGTGGTGGAGTGACGGATCGTGAAACGTCGCGGTTGTGTGACCGGGCGGGCAAGCTATCTGGTCTAAGAAGTGTTTGAATATAGAGCTAATACTCAGTAGCTAAAATTATTTAAGACatttaaatattctaattaatagTTTAGCTACTAAttatttttggtaaattagttaatagttaggtagctatttgttagctagctaattctactaaCAATTTATAACTAACTAACTATTAATTTAATACATTCAAACACCCTCTAATCGTCTCCTGTCTTCTCCGATGCGATGGGAATGGAGCAGCCGAGGTTGGACCGTTGGAGACATGAACGTCTTGTTGGCCGCTCGTCACTTGCAAGCGGCGTACTGGCTTGTTGAGGTTCTCAGCCGTACGATCGTCGACTATTTATTAGTCCTATTCTTGATTTACAACGTGTTTGATTTCGGGCTAAAATTTAGTTCGAAATAAGCCAACCTTACACGTGTATTTATTTTGTCAGTTTGAGATTTACGTCTCGAGTCGTGACCTTGTCACTCTATATGTTTGtacgattttttttaaaaaaagaaaaCTCATAAGTTTAAGAAGACCCTCTTGAGAGGTAGTAATTTTAGAGAAATCATACAGTAATTTGACATAATTTATTTTCGCGGGAAAAACAAAGAGTATAGAAAAAATCACTGCATTTCAAAAAGGGTCTCAAGGTGGGAAACTTTAGGACGGCAATGATTTTTGACTTCAGATCAGTGCGTTGACAAAAGGGTCCCGAATATTTTTTCAGGGACTTGGGAAAGTTAACGTTCCATACACGGTTGCGGTGACACATGGTGTGAGGATACGGTCTCCTGCTATTTATCTCTAATAGCTTATTTATCTTTATTTCTTATTTTAAACTTTATTTTATAAATAATATAGTCTATAGTATAATACGTTCGTTTTATACAGCTATATATGTATCCCCTATATATATGTATGCATGATGTGCTGGCCAAGCACGCAGTCAGTACCTTGAATTGACTCGATGCGTGCACAACTGCTTGTTTCTATAAATTGCAAGCAACGGTTTGGAATCTCCGTGCCATATCTGACAAAAAGAAGGAAGATCCATCTCACTAACACTAACCAAGTTCATGTAAACGGACGGCATATATGAAACTTGGAAGGAACACCTTCCACTAGAGAAACTTGCAAGACCAGCTCAGGCCTCGTTGGATTCTATGTGCTAAACTGAGTTTAGCATGGTTCTAAAATTTAGgaggtgtttggttagagggactaaaaattagtcactAGTTTTTAGTCCTATTTAGTCacttttttgccaaacactaggactaaaatatggactaaaataatttagtctttagtccttcacatatatgctaaaagggactaaaccatattaattccacatttatccttcatttatttcaattatactaatagcaggagaatgttaaagtcgattttagtcttcttatgagtcatttagtatattcttactatttttagctCCTAAAACCAAACatgttagggactaaactttagtcccttaactaaagtttagtccctacacTAAAGAAACCGAATATGACATTAGTACTTTACTTCTATCATCTTTTAGCACTCATGTTTGGATCTCCAACCGCTAGAGTTTAGCTAAAAGTGTAGTACTGTACTAAACTTTAGCACTATTTATCCAGACATGCCAATGTCTCCATGATTATCTGATTTGCCCTTGCTAGCTAGCATGAGGTGAGGCAGCCGTAAAACTTTATCCAGTTTTGTTTCTTTTATTGTTCGTACAAGACGAGAGGTACGTTGTCTCTCGTCCATTTCATTTCCTTTTCGTTGTTTGCGAGTGTCATACGACATGCCTGTCTCTCGTCTTACTTCTGGTCGATCGACATGAGTCAGACCGATGACCAAAGATTCCAGGCGAGAACGTGTTCTGCCCTGCTCGAGGTGTGCAAGTGCAAGGTCTATGGATAACCTCCAGCCGCAGGAGGTACGCGCGCGGACCACGTGGTACGACTACGAGACGCAGTGATGTGGGCGGCATGGTCACCGGCAGGCTGCAGCCTTGCCCTGTGGCGACAGTGACGTGCGTGTTCGCGATGCTGCACGTCGTCGACCTTGCCGTGGCGTCAAGTGTGGCAGCACAAGCGGCTGATTCCGTTCCGCGGCGCTTGAGTGAGAGACGTCGGTCCACGACTCCACGTACTGGTGATCAGGATAATACCACTCCGCCCGGCCCGCCCCAGCGGTGCCGAGCCGTCGGTAGCGGCGAAGACGGCAACGCGTTGAGCGCTTGTGAACGCTCACGTCTTTCAGCGCCGTCTTTAATTTTTTTTAGACCCCTGGGCGAAACCATAAATGAGGCCCCTAAATTAAAAAAatacataatcaaaatataattcTGTTACATAATCAAATACAGTTCAATACTTTTATGTTCAGTTAAAAAGCAAAATCCTTCTAGTATTTCTTAAGGTAAAATCTTCGATTAGATCTTCGTACTTAGTCTGTTCCCACATATCACTTTCAATTGCTATGGTCGCCAATCTATTGAGTCTTTCTTATGTTATTGTAGAACACAAATAGGTTTTGACAACTTGAGTTTAGAAAAACTCCTTTTCGCAGATGCAACCGTTACAGGAACTGTTAACAAAACTCGGTATGCAATAATAATATTGGAAAAACACCCTAAATGTTTCACATGCTTCAAAATGTCAAGAGCTCGGTATGCAGAGGCGAATCTAGGAGGGTTTATCGGGGTCAGCCGACCCCGATAAATTTTATAAATCCTTTAGTAAAATACTGTTAAAGTTCATAAAAATTTATATGATATAGCAAAACTGCTCTCGATGACCCCGATCATATTATCGGCTAGATTCGCTACTGTCGGTATGCAATAATAATATTGGGAAAACACCCTAAATGTTTCACATGCTTCAAAATGTCAAGAGGGCCCATAGATTCCTTAATTAAATCTCGGATGAGTTTTAACTCCACAAACAATTCTTTTCCATCAATATCtgaatgttctccattttttaGTGCAGCCTCAAGATTCATAAAACAAGAAAATAATCTCGTGCTGCTAGTATACACTACATGTACGTGAAATAGATGCCCTAGAAAAATAGGAGCCCTGTGCGGTCGTCCATTTTGACCCTGCTAAGCGACGGGCTGCGTCTTTGCATATGCGTGCCACGTGTAGATTGCCCAGGTGCTACACAATCCCCCACTCCCCCGTCTAGCTAGATGCGCTCCGTACCCCAAAAAAATGATAACCTCAGAAACAATATATTTCTAGATATGTTTCCGGTTGCTTCCAGCGTCGCCGCCGTTGCCGTCGACGGACAACAGTCAACAGCAACAGTTCGACGAGTGCTACAGCCTACACCAGCCATTCAGGCTGTCTGCAGCGGAGAGCGCTGAGCAGCCCCCTCCCCTTCGTAGCGGCTGCAGCTCTCTCCCTTGACTGCGCAGCGCTGCCTCCTACAAGCCACTCTTTGAGCCggccctcttctctctccccctcaATCTAGCGTTTCACTGTTCACCCCTACGACACTGTGCTGTGGGtcaacgagtaattgttagtagataaaaaattgatagtcgatatagaaaatgatattttatagttgtagtgaggtatagggggagtatttagggggaaccgctgcgggagatgaaaaaatagggagaaaatagggggaaaagtgatatagggagaaaaatttaggggtaacagTTGCGGATAGCCTCAGTCAAGGTTTCACCAGATACCTGTTGTATGAAGTGACACCTGAAGACCCGAATAAATATCAAATGTAACTGTGTATTCTTTATGCAAGAGACCATGAATACAGACGTGATAAGTATCTATATACTACAATGGACAATTGTTGATGGTACTAATCTTCACAGAACAGCCATATTCGAATATTCGATGTAGGTTGTTGCAGCTTTAATCCGGCGGTGGTTGTCTCTATGGATTGTAGCTGCAGCAGTCTGAACAGTTACAATTAATTGCAGGTAGCCAAACATTCTGGTAGACTGTTACCTTATAAAGGCGTCCGCAACAGTCTACCTATATTTTACCTAAAAACACTGTTTTACACTGTTTTGTATTGTGAAGCACACTGTTTACGGAGTAAAGTTTGAATATGGATATAGAGATGAGTAATCTGCGCTGAAGGTAGTCTAACACGGACGAAGGGCGGTGCAGTCTCACGGATCATAGAGCCAATAGGGTTGTATGTAGAGGGCACTGAACCTATGAAGCCGTTATtcagcttgttcgctgcggcttgctgcggctgcaatccggctgcggctgcggcttctacagtatttttctctctatggattgcagctgcagcagtccaaatagctgcaacagtgtcggcttgtagccagccgaacacgcccaTTAGATTTTTTGTTTGGCACAACGGTTGCTCGCTGGAAAAAAAATAGCCTATGGAAGCTCGTGAAAAACAACATCTGAACTAATCGATAAGATGTTGTAGGAGCATTTAGATTGATACAACTTCTGTTTAAATCTATGAAATCTATGAAGTAGTTATGAAATAATTTGTGCCAAACAAGACATATGGCTCTCGTTCTAATTATAATTTGCAGGTGATTTTGATTTTTATAGATATATGACAAACTAGGTACCTCAATAAACCAAAACGGTATATAACTTCGAACAGAGTACTAGTCAGTTTTAGGTAGTTAGTTTTAGGAGTCGTGTATACGTCTGCGCCATAGCTTAATCATGCAATGCTAGAATTCACTGCACCAAAATACTTAACTTCCGAGGGcctaaaccgtaggaagttagcgcaAAACTCTCGAAAGTTAGTTAAACCGTCGGAAGTTAGCCGAAACCGTCGGAAGTTAGCCCGTCGGAACAAATTAGTCGGAAGTTAGGCTAACTTCCGACGGACTCTCGGAAGTTAAAGAAACTTCCGAGAGGGACgtctgcctctcggaagttaggtgCTGACGCCGTCCAGCACGGGCTAACGCCGTCCGTGGGATAACTTCCgacggcctctcggaagttaaccactaacttccgagagttttccacgcctctcggaagttaaattGACCAGCACTTAATATACAATTTGTTTTTGGCAATTCAACACATTGCATACATAACAAATATATATAACAGCCACAAATATATATATAACAGCCACAATACACAACATATCACATATAACATCTCACATACATAATAATAACATAAGACACAAGTCAAATCCACCTCGACATAAGAATTCACAAGTCTCACAAGACATAAGTTTGAAGTCTCACAAAACACATCGAATGGAAGCCCACTACTGTCGATCAACATCAGGAAATATCGAAGAGTGATGCTCGCTACCTCCACTCGCGAAGAGCGTATTGACAAAGTCTAACCCACCATCTTGTTGCTGCGCCAGCAAGGTAGCTGGAGGAGTCTCATATACCTATACAAATGACATTCACGGAGTTACATCGTAATGTAACAAGTAAATTATGATAAATTTGCATACCTGTTGTTcggtaggtggaggtggaggtgaagGCCAAGGAAAATGTATGGAAGGTGGAGGTGGGGGCCATCGGAAACTGTATCCCTTGGGCTTGTGCTAGTTTCTACCAAATTTCCGAACACATTAATGTCAgtgttttaaatcaatacataacttaaaatgaattatctttttgaacttacttgtatcAGTGCTTGCTGTTGTTGAAACTGAGTAGCATAGTATTCTTGTTGAGCAGCATGCTGCCTCAAGTATTCCTCCTGAATCCTTTATCGCTCCTGATGTTGCCTAAGCTCTTCTCGTAGTTGCTCAACTTCTGCAGTATCCTGAGTAGAGCGacgggagctacgagcagcagacctcgacgaacctcccctctgaaccgtcacctggctcgagtcgatgacgttaTCGAAAATCGAGTACCTTCAAACAAGTAACATCACGACAGATTC contains these protein-coding regions:
- the LOC606426 gene encoding senescence-inducible chloroplast stay-green protein 2; this translates as MAAATAAASTMSLLPISQLRQQHGAGAMRRRPWVARRRRYVVPTARLFGPAIFEASKLKVLFLGVDDEAGSKQHGPLPRTYTLTHSDVTARLTLAVSHTINRAQLQGWYNRLQRDEVVAEWKKVRGRMSLHVHCHISGGHFLLDLIAGLRYVIFRKELPVVLKAFVHGDGDLFSRHPELEEATVWVYFHSNLARFNRVECWGPLRDAAAPAEDDSAAPADSSNSKDGQMMAMCEWPHRCPQQCDCCFPPHSLIPWPNEHDMATAAAADASGSAQQQ